The bacterium sequence ATGCTAGGTGATAGACTAGCGAGGTTTTGCCCACGCCTCCCTTGTTGTTGAAGAATGCAATCGTCTTCACAGTAGCCTCGGGACCTTGACCAGAAAGAAATGCGGCTCGTCTGTAGTAAACTCGGGCGGCTGATTCCCGTTTCTTTCGATCGCTTCTTGTGCTTTCAGCACGCCGCTTGCGAACGTGTGGACGTAACCCAGCACCTTCATAGCACTGGCCACCACTGGATTGCGGTATGCATTCTGCTTCGGAAAATTCTCCGGCGTCGCCTCGCCGTAAAGGCCCCCAGGATTCTGGATCTCGACCCTGTCATCGAACCAGTAGAACCGGACCGGCGCATTGGATTGATACGACCTATGCATGATTGCATTCATTAGGAATTCGCGAAGCGCGAACAAGGGATAATCATAGATTTGCTCGTCGCGCAAGACGGAGACAGGGACTGGCCTCGAACGTATCTGGCCAGGTAGGAAAGCGTCCAGTTCACGCAGCACAGTCAGAAGGTCCCCGGCAAACTGGTGCTCGTCTATCGGTTCGTCCGTGATATTGACTCCGTCGAATCTCACGAACTGCACGTATGCTCCGGGCAGCCAATGCCGAGCGTATTTGGCGAATAACAAGGCCCCCGCAAACGTCGCGCAGTTCCTCTGAAGATCGTAGAAGCTCAGCGATGACATTTGCTCGCGGACGTCGCGCCTATTCTCCTTTATGATCTCGGGCGCGACCGCATTAGGCAAGTATGTAATGGAGAAAAGGTCCGGAACCAGGTCCTCGAATCGGCATTCGAAACACGGTGTGGCGTCAAAAGTTGCTGAGAAGGCTGTGCGCCGTTCCCAGAGTATCCTCTCTTCAGACTCGCTGGCAATTGCCCGTCTTGGCCCGACTCGAATCCATACCTGACCTTTGTATCGCACGGGAGGTATATCTGAAGGCAGAACCGCCACAAGCGCAAGCTCTCCCCCCGGGACATCATCACGCTTCTGCACAGTCATCGCTGGCAACGGTAAGATGTTGCCGTCAGACCTTATACCTCCAAGGTTCTGCAGCAGCTGGTCCGTTACCTTCAATCCCGAAAGGGAGCCATCATCGTTGGCGCCGATGATCAAGTAGCCCGGCTTGCGGTGATTCGGCAGATCGTTCGCAAACGCGCAGACCGCCTGACAGAACTTGTCAGTGTCCTTGATGGAGGTCGTCCTCTCTACTCGATCCGACTCGATGTCATGGAGTATAGAGACTAATTCATCCTTAGTCAGCATGGCGCCTCAACTAGCACTAGGATTATCGGCGAGCTAAGCTTAAGGCCCTACTCGCCGGAGGGCCCGACGAGCTTTTTCGTGAATAAGGTCACCCTCATCTCAACCTTATCGGTCGGGTTGCCCCGCGCATCCGTCTTCACACCTGCTATCTTATCGACTACGTCCATCCCCTCGATGACCCTGCCGAACGCAGTGTACTTGTGGTCGAGGCTAGGCAACCTCGCAAGACAGATAAAAAACTGGCTGCCGGCGCTGTCGGGGGCACTGCTTCTGGCCATGGAGACCACGCCGCGTTCGTGCTTGATGTCGTTGAACTCGGCCTGAATCATCCATCCCGGCCCTCCCGACCCATCGTTGGAACGGTCATCATCCTTGGAATAGGGGTCACCACCCTGAATCACGAAGCGCGGGATTACCCTATGGAAAGTGGTCCCGTCATAGAATCCCGAGCTAGCAAGTTTCTTGAAGTTAGCCACCGTCTTAGGAGCGACATCGGGGTAAAACTCTATGTAAATATCGCCGAACTTCGTTTGGACCTTGGCGATCTCCTGAATCAATTCAGACCGCAAAACCTCCCCGGGCTGCGGCTCTTCGGCCTCCTTCCTTCTCATCGGTGCAATCTCAGGCCGGAGGTTCCGTTGCAGTTCAGTTGGCTCCCTGCCGGGCGCGGTCTGAAGGGCCGGCCGCTCCTTCAGGGCGAGCTTTGTCATCTCGTTAATGCGCCGCATCTCATCCTCTTTCGTCTTGTCGCGTATCGCCGGGGCATTGGTCTTGGCCTCCCCGCCCTCCAGTGTCTGGAGCTTCGCGGTCTTTTGTGCCGTCTGCGACTCTTCAGATTGGCTCTCCTTCTCATCACTGCAACCAGTGAAGACCGCAAGCGCGCCGATCAGCAAGAATGCGACCCAAACAATACCTTGCAGCCTCAATTCAGTTCTGGACATAGTTGTTCTCCCTTCTCATTTGGGGTTGTCGAATTGGTGTTACCAGAGAGTATAACAGCTGAAAGGCAAATAGCAGTCAGAAAAATATACTCCTATTCTCCCCCGCTTACGCCCGCGCACCGGCCCGTTCGTCGCCTCCCCTAAAACATGATTGCTGTGAGAAAGTAGTCGGCAACGATGATAAGCATCGCGGAGGCAACGACGGCAGTTGTAGTCGCCTTCCCGACTCCCTCTGCCCCTCCTTTAGCATAAAATCCAGTGAAACAGCTGACGAGGGAGAGAATCAGCCCAAAGGCCGCAGCCTTAATCAGTCCGTTTCCCAGATCGGCTATCTCAGAGTAGCGCACCGCGTTACGTGTGAACAAAATCGGGTTCACACTCAATAAGTGGACAGAGACAACATAGCCGCCCAGAATCCCGAAGAAATCAGCGATCCCAGTCAGAAGCGGCACCATGATGATGCTTGCCCAAATCCTCGGCACGACGAGGTACTTTATAGGCTCCACCGCTAGCGCATGGAGCGCATCTATCTGTTCAGTTACGCGCATCGACGCGAGCTCGGCTGCCATGCTCGAGCCGGCGCGGGCGGCGACCATCAGGCTTGTGAGAACCGGCCCTAGCTCCCTGAACATGCTGAGCGTTACCACGATGCCGATATAGGCCTCAGCGCCCACAGGCCTCAGCCCGTGGTCAGTCTGAAGAGCCAGCACCATGCCGGTGAATGCGCCAGTTAGAACTACCACGGCCGTTGACTTAACGCCGACGAACTCCATCTGCTTCAGCAGAAGCCCCCAACGGAATGGTGGAACGAATGACCAAGCGACGAACTTGGCGAACATGAGTAGGACACTGCCTACACTCTCGAGCGACCTCAGTGTCCAAGACCCGAGCAGTTCAAATGGATACAGAATGCCAAAGCCCTTCGCGAGAGCTCTCATCGCCTCGGTCAAACCTAACCTATTGCCCGTTAATGCAGAAAAGCGAATAGCCTGAGACCATCACTCTACGCTTTTGCGCTTAAACTTCAACCCAAAGGCTTCTTACGGGTCTGACTCAGGATTGTAAGCAATGCTGCGTTCATGCCATGGGGCGTGCGAAAGATGCGCCGCCGCTGCGATCTCCAACGTGCGATGAGCTGATGAGTCCCTCATCGCCCGGCACAAGCGCATTCTGGCTTCAGAAGGACATAGTAGGGGTGCTGCTTGGAGGTTGGGTCATAATTCGCTTTGTGTAGTATATTGTGAAAGGCCCTCATCGTGGAATCATCAACCTCCGCAGCCAAGATTTGTGGGGCAAAAACAGTGGAGGGGGAAGGACTCGGGTCCTTCCCCCATGTAGAAAGGAGGAGACAACTTTTGCCTCCCCCCCATAATCACAATGGAGGAGGAGATGTCTAATCGGCGATCGGTATGATCTGTGCTCATCATCCTGATCGCTTTCAGTTATAGTATTACTGATTTTGTCATGGCTGTCAAGTTTTTCACCAGCAGCCCCAAGCCCTCGGCCGGGCGGCGCCTGAAACTAATGGCCGGTTTGGGATGTTTTCTCTCAGGGATTGGGCGGAAATGCAACGACGTGTGCAGGAAACTACAACAGAATGCTATTGAGGTGAGCGTTGAAAGCGAAAGACGGAACAGATAAGGCCCAGGGCGGCAGGTTAATGGGCCCCATCGCGCAGAGACTCCTGGAATACATAGAGGTCGGCGCCATAGCAATACTTCTGGCTTTTTTTCTCAGGACGTTCGTTGTAGAGGCGTTCATGATACCGACCGGCTCCATGGAGGACACTCTTCTTCGAGGCGATCACATTCTCGTCAACAGGATGATCTACAACACGAAGGGGCTGGGTCCGCTGGAGAAGATTCTGCCGGTCCGTGAACCCGAGCGCCACGACGTCATGGTTTTCAAGAACCCGCAAAACATGAAATTGGACTACATTAAGCGCATGGTGGGCATGCCGGAGGACACAGTATCGTGCCGGTCGAAGCTGCTCTCGATCAACGGCAAGGAGGCGTCATATAGTTTTGAGCGGCACGCGAGCCCGTGGGTCATCCCGCGCCAGCGAAACGTGAGGGATAATTTCGGGCCGATCAAGGTGCCCCGCGACAACTACTTCATGATGGGAGACAATCGCGACAACAGTCTGGACTCGCGCTACTGGGGCACACTTGATGGGCGTCTGATAAAGGGGCAGGCTTTTCTGGTCTATTTCTCTTGGGCGCCGTTTAAGGATGTATTTGAGAACAAGGGCTATGCTGAGAGGCCGCATTCTTTGGCTGAACTGTTATGGTTCAACATAACCCACCTTGGCGACCGGCTGCGCTTCCAGCGGTTCCTGCAGCTCATAAGGTAGCGGGAAGGCGAGCTCATCGAGCCTTTCGGAGGGGGCGACCTGCGGGCTGAAGTCGGGGATGACTTCCCTGATTATCTCCACGATCTCCTTCTTGCTTCCCCAATGGATTGCCCACCAAAGCCTGTCCATGGCCGAATCGAGATTGACATCGACTGGCATTTTCGACGCGGCCACGTTGATCTTAGGGTGAAGCGTAACTCTGACTGCCTCGTCCTGAGACCAGAGGCTCTCCGAGAGCTTCTCCCCGTGTCTAAGCCCGGTGTATCTGATCTGGATTCTGCGCTGCCGCCGCGCAGAATGAAGGCTGATCAGGTCGTCGGCGAGCTCCTTGATCCTGATGGGTTTGCCCATGTCAAGGACAAGCACCTCGCCGTTTTTGGCCAGCACAGTCGCCTGCGTTATGAGCTGAACCGCCTCGTATATGGTCATGAAGTAACGTCTTGCCTCGGGATGAGTTACCGTGACAGGCCCGCCGTTTCTTATCTGCTCCTCGAATATCGGGACCACGCTCCCCTGGCTGCCCAGAACATTCCCGAACCTTACAGCAACGAAGCGGCCCTTCTCGCCCACGCCAAACTTCCGCGTCAGTATCTCGCACAGTCTTTTCGAGGCGCCCATGAAGTTCACGGGCTCAACCGCCTTGTCGCTTGAGATCAGCACGAAGTTCTGGACGCCGAGTCTCTTGGCCTCGCGCAGCAGATTGAGCGTTCCAAACACGTTGTTCCTAATCGCGCGCCTGTAGTTGACGTCCATCAACGGCGCGTGTTTGTGCGCCGCGGCGTGGAAGACCATGTCAGGCCTCTGCCGTGCGAACAACGCCTTTATCGCCGGGGTGTTGCATATATCCTCAACTACGGGGCAGATGGCACAGGACAGGTGCTTGCCCACGAGCTCGCGATGCAGGTTGAAGACCGCCGTCTCGTCGATGTCCAATAATATCAGTTTCTCCGGGCGGTAGCTTCCTATCTGGCGAGCTAGCTCCGAGCCGATCGACCCGCCGGCCCCTGTTATCAACACCCGCTTGCAGAAGAGGCTCTTCTTTACCGTGGTGAGGTCAATTTCCACCGGCGCCCTGTGCAGCAGGTCCTCCACACGAACAGGGCGGATCTGTTCCAACTGCACAGTCCCATCGATTATCTCCTTCAGGGCCGGGACAATCTGGACATCAACGTCGAAACTGCGACAGCAATCGACGATGCCCCTTATCCTGTCGCCGGACGTCGATGGAATGGCGATGATGATGTGGCCGACTCGCTCCCGCTCTA is a genomic window containing:
- a CDS encoding ATP-binding protein gives rise to the protein MLTKDELVSILHDIESDRVERTTSIKDTDKFCQAVCAFANDLPNHRKPGYLIIGANDDGSLSGLKVTDQLLQNLGGIRSDGNILPLPAMTVQKRDDVPGGELALVAVLPSDIPPVRYKGQVWIRVGPRRAIASESEERILWERRTAFSATFDATPCFECRFEDLVPDLFSITYLPNAVAPEIIKENRRDVREQMSSLSFYDLQRNCATFAGALLFAKYARHWLPGAYVQFVRFDGVNITDEPIDEHQFAGDLLTVLRELDAFLPGQIRSRPVPVSVLRDEQIYDYPLFALREFLMNAIMHRSYQSNAPVRFYWFDDRVEIQNPGGLYGEATPENFPKQNAYRNPVVASAMKVLGYVHTFASGVLKAQEAIERNGNQPPEFTTDEPHFFLVKVPRLL
- a CDS encoding peptidylprolyl isomerase, with protein sequence MQEIAKVQTKFGDIYIEFYPDVAPKTVANFKKLASSGFYDGTTFHRVIPRFVIQGGDPYSKDDDRSNDGSGGPGWMIQAEFNDIKHERGVVSMARSSAPDSAGSQFFICLARLPSLDHKYTAFGRVIEGMDVVDKIAGVKTDARGNPTDKVEMRVTLFTKKLVGPSGE
- a CDS encoding ABC transporter permease, producing the protein MRALAKGFGILYPFELLGSWTLRSLESVGSVLLMFAKFVAWSFVPPFRWGLLLKQMEFVGVKSTAVVVLTGAFTGMVLALQTDHGLRPVGAEAYIGIVVTLSMFRELGPVLTSLMVAARAGSSMAAELASMRVTEQIDALHALAVEPIKYLVVPRIWASIIMVPLLTGIADFFGILGGYVVSVHLLSVNPILFTRNAVRYSEIADLGNGLIKAAAFGLILSLVSCFTGFYAKGGAEGVGKATTTAVVASAMLIIVADYFLTAIMF
- the lepB gene encoding signal peptidase I yields the protein MKAKDGTDKAQGGRLMGPIAQRLLEYIEVGAIAILLAFFLRTFVVEAFMIPTGSMEDTLLRGDHILVNRMIYNTKGLGPLEKILPVREPERHDVMVFKNPQNMKLDYIKRMVGMPEDTVSCRSKLLSINGKEASYSFERHASPWVIPRQRNVRDNFGPIKVPRDNYFMMGDNRDNSLDSRYWGTLDGRLIKGQAFLVYFSWAPFKDVFENKGYAERPHSLAELLWFNITHLGDRLRFQRFLQLIR
- a CDS encoding nucleoside-diphosphate sugar epimerase/dehydratase gives rise to the protein MNSSNMSRAIAKFIADLCLAAVSFSISVLLVVPDASFRLVWSKFLPLLGGVLLVRAASFAIMGVERQRWSVFTLRDVQRLGNAVMFGSLLFYTSFFVTLRDTFALRLGIVDTLFLIFVLALFRLVVSLRNGKSSKRVSATATLIVGAGEAGEMVCEEIFKHPELGLRVVGFIDDDLDKIGMRVRGLRVMGDRHAIPEVIERERVGHIIIAIPSTSGDRIRGIVDCCRSFDVDVQIVPALKEIIDGTVQLEQIRPVRVEDLLHRAPVEIDLTTVKKSLFCKRVLITGAGGSIGSELARQIGSYRPEKLILLDIDETAVFNLHRELVGKHLSCAICPVVEDICNTPAIKALFARQRPDMVFHAAAHKHAPLMDVNYRRAIRNNVFGTLNLLREAKRLGVQNFVLISSDKAVEPVNFMGASKRLCEILTRKFGVGEKGRFVAVRFGNVLGSQGSVVPIFEEQIRNGGPVTVTHPEARRYFMTIYEAVQLITQATVLAKNGEVLVLDMGKPIRIKELADDLISLHSARRQRRIQIRYTGLRHGEKLSESLWSQDEAVRVTLHPKINVAASKMPVDVNLDSAMDRLWWAIHWGSKKEIVEIIREVIPDFSPQVAPSERLDELAFPLPYELQEPLEAQPVAKVGYVEP